Proteins encoded by one window of uncultured Draconibacterium sp.:
- a CDS encoding phosphoribosyltransferase family protein, translating into MNLLEQSISDILGLFFPELCVTCGNRLISQEKYVCFDCWQDIPATNFHIKPDNKVAQLFWGRVNISAATSFFSFKKGSKYQLLIHFLKYKGLKELGYETGKKFGYQLLESPDFTKADVLMPVPLHPKKEKKRGYNQSEWITRGIAEVLKKPVDTKTLQRKVFTSTQTKRNRYERWQNVEQVFGLNDPKAMEHKHILLIDDVVTTGATLEACAIHLLKQPGTKVSIATLAYADI; encoded by the coding sequence ATGAACCTTCTCGAGCAAAGTATATCCGATATATTGGGCCTGTTTTTTCCCGAGCTTTGTGTAACCTGCGGGAATCGTTTAATATCGCAGGAAAAGTATGTTTGTTTCGATTGCTGGCAAGATATTCCGGCAACAAATTTTCATATAAAGCCCGATAACAAAGTGGCTCAGCTGTTTTGGGGACGGGTAAATATTTCAGCGGCAACTTCATTTTTTAGCTTCAAGAAAGGGAGCAAATACCAGCTGCTTATTCATTTTTTGAAATATAAAGGATTAAAAGAATTGGGGTACGAAACCGGTAAAAAATTCGGTTATCAATTATTGGAATCACCTGATTTTACAAAAGCTGATGTTTTAATGCCGGTACCGTTGCACCCGAAAAAGGAGAAAAAACGCGGGTATAATCAAAGTGAATGGATTACCCGTGGTATTGCCGAGGTTTTAAAAAAGCCGGTTGATACAAAAACGCTGCAGCGGAAGGTTTTCACTTCAACCCAAACAAAACGAAACCGTTACGAACGTTGGCAAAATGTTGAACAAGTTTTTGGTTTGAATGATCCCAAAGCGATGGAACACAAACATATTTTGCTTATTGACGATGTAGTAACCACCGGTGCAACGCTTGAAGCCTGTGCCATCCATCTGCTTAAACAGCCTGGAACAAAAGTCAGTATTGCCACACTGGCGTATGCCGATATTTAA
- a CDS encoding NAD-dependent deacylase has protein sequence MKKLVILSGSGISQESGLKTFRDMGGLWENYDVTEVATPEAWERDPELVLRFYNERRKQLFDAKPNGGHRGIAELEQWFDVHVITQNVDNLHERAGSTKVTHLHGELMKARSTIDSYLIYELEHWQLKLGDLCEKGSQLRPHIVWFGEAVPEIPRAIGIVQQADILVVIGTSLAVYPAASLVNYVKKGTPIFVVDPNRPEVYNENVTYIEKKAEIGVKILKEELEKLN, from the coding sequence ATGAAAAAGCTTGTTATTCTTTCAGGATCGGGTATTAGCCAGGAAAGCGGACTAAAAACATTTCGCGACATGGGCGGTCTTTGGGAAAATTACGATGTTACTGAAGTTGCCACGCCTGAAGCCTGGGAACGTGATCCTGAACTGGTTTTACGCTTTTACAACGAACGAAGGAAACAACTTTTTGATGCAAAACCCAATGGCGGGCACCGCGGAATTGCAGAACTTGAACAGTGGTTTGATGTGCATGTAATAACCCAAAATGTTGATAATCTGCATGAACGGGCAGGAAGCACAAAAGTTACACATTTACATGGCGAATTGATGAAGGCCAGAAGCACTATCGATTCCTATTTGATTTATGAACTCGAACACTGGCAACTCAAGTTGGGCGATTTGTGTGAAAAGGGAAGTCAGCTGCGTCCTCATATTGTTTGGTTTGGCGAAGCAGTACCTGAAATTCCCCGTGCCATTGGCATTGTTCAGCAAGCCGATATTTTGGTGGTAATTGGTACTTCTCTGGCGGTTTATCCGGCTGCAAGCCTGGTAAATTATGTGAAAAAAGGAACGCCAATTTTTGTTGTCGACCCAAACCGCCCGGAAGTTTACAACGAAAATGTTACGTATATCGAAAAAAAAGCAGAAATTGGGGTGAAGATTTTAAAAGAAGAACTGGAAAAACTGAATTAA
- a CDS encoding YeeE/YedE thiosulfate transporter family protein — protein sequence MGPITILNDLPEWINLGIGFFIGIGFGFALEQAGFSSSRKLAGMFYGYDTTVLKVFFTAAIVALAGSQLLSYFGLLDLNLVYVNPYYVTATLVGGVIMGAGFIMGGFCPGTGISALSIGKIDALFFLVGGLSGAFLFAETFPMIQTLAGANYKGPVRIDEWLGVSPGVFTFLLIAAAIAMFWLAELAEKKYARNEITSEI from the coding sequence ATGGGACCAATTACAATACTTAACGACCTTCCGGAATGGATCAACCTCGGTATCGGATTTTTTATCGGAATTGGCTTTGGCTTTGCGTTGGAGCAGGCCGGATTTTCATCGAGCCGCAAACTTGCCGGTATGTTTTACGGCTACGACACTACCGTTTTAAAAGTGTTTTTTACGGCCGCAATCGTGGCACTGGCAGGTTCGCAATTACTCAGCTATTTTGGCCTGCTCGATTTAAACCTGGTGTATGTGAATCCGTATTATGTAACCGCCACACTGGTGGGCGGTGTAATTATGGGGGCCGGATTTATTATGGGCGGTTTTTGTCCGGGAACCGGAATCAGCGCTTTGTCGATCGGGAAGATCGATGCTTTGTTTTTTCTCGTAGGCGGATTAAGCGGTGCATTTCTTTTTGCCGAAACTTTCCCAATGATTCAGACACTGGCCGGTGCCAATTACAAAGGTCCGGTACGCATTGATGAATGGCTGGGTGTATCGCCCGGAGTTTTTACCTTTCTGCTGATAGCAGCTGCCATAGCAATGTTTTGGCTAGCCGAACTGGCCGAGAAGAAATATGCACGAAATGAGATCACATCCGAAATTTGA
- a CDS encoding Gfo/Idh/MocA family oxidoreductase translates to MSDYNFSRRKFLAGAATVGAAGAMGIGTLSSCSGGGSAASGEYDWLQREYNYPPLLDEVPAGTVLKAGVVGCGGRGTGAALNFLEAGGSTVQVTALADVFQDRLDSCAEKIKTETGQEVPAENCFLGFDAYEKVLDSGVDIVILATPPKFRPEQFEAAVKARKHVFMEKPIAVDPVGIRQVLAAAKMADAAGLKVVTGTQRRHQHKYINIYKELSNNAIGKLTTAEVYWNGGQLWYRNSKPEWSEMEWMIRDWVNWCWLSGDHIVEQHVHNIDVANWFFGKHPIKALGFGSRQRRPTGDQYDNFAVRYELDDGRQVLSTCRQINGCTNAVNEVMHGTKGKAFTSQGGTATITDLQGNTLFSDEDHATSPYVQEHKDLITCIRQNIPFNEAEETANSVMVAIMGRVSAYTGKEVTWDEMMNSDMKLGPDTFIMGDIGFMETASVPVPGTLES, encoded by the coding sequence ATGAGCGACTACAATTTTTCAAGAAGAAAATTTTTAGCCGGAGCTGCAACAGTAGGCGCAGCAGGGGCTATGGGAATCGGAACTTTGTCATCATGCTCTGGCGGAGGCTCTGCCGCAAGTGGCGAATACGATTGGCTACAACGAGAGTACAACTATCCTCCTCTGCTTGATGAAGTGCCTGCCGGAACAGTTTTAAAAGCCGGAGTTGTTGGTTGCGGGGGACGTGGAACTGGCGCAGCTCTTAACTTTCTGGAAGCAGGCGGTTCAACCGTTCAGGTAACTGCATTGGCCGATGTTTTTCAGGACAGATTGGACAGTTGTGCAGAAAAAATTAAAACAGAAACCGGACAGGAAGTTCCTGCCGAAAACTGTTTCCTGGGTTTTGATGCTTATGAAAAAGTGCTCGATTCGGGTGTTGACATTGTAATACTGGCCACTCCGCCAAAATTCCGTCCTGAGCAATTCGAAGCGGCTGTAAAAGCACGTAAGCATGTATTTATGGAAAAACCGATTGCTGTTGATCCTGTTGGAATTCGCCAGGTTTTGGCTGCCGCAAAAATGGCCGATGCTGCCGGTTTAAAAGTGGTTACAGGTACACAACGCCGTCACCAGCATAAATACATAAATATATATAAAGAACTCAGCAATAACGCAATTGGCAAACTTACCACGGCCGAAGTTTATTGGAATGGAGGACAATTGTGGTACAGAAACAGCAAGCCAGAATGGAGCGAAATGGAATGGATGATTCGCGACTGGGTAAACTGGTGCTGGTTATCGGGCGATCATATTGTTGAGCAACACGTGCATAATATCGACGTTGCGAACTGGTTTTTTGGCAAACACCCGATTAAAGCATTAGGGTTTGGCTCACGTCAGCGCCGCCCAACCGGTGATCAGTATGATAACTTTGCCGTTCGATATGAGTTGGACGACGGACGCCAGGTTTTAAGTACCTGCCGCCAGATTAACGGCTGTACAAATGCCGTAAACGAAGTGATGCATGGTACCAAAGGAAAAGCATTTACATCGCAGGGAGGTACAGCAACAATAACTGACCTGCAGGGAAATACGCTATTCTCAGACGAAGATCATGCAACCAGCCCATACGTTCAGGAGCACAAAGACCTGATTACCTGCATTCGCCAGAATATTCCGTTTAACGAGGCAGAAGAAACTGCCAACTCGGTAATGGTGGCAATTATGGGCCGCGTTTCGGCATATACCGGAAAAGAAGTTACCTGGGATGAAATGATGAACTCGGACATGAAACTTGGCCCGGACACGTTTATTATGGGCGATATTGGTTTCATGGAAACAGCAAGTGTACCTGTTCCGGGAACTCTTGAAAGCTAA
- a CDS encoding porin, which produces MLRKLLFILSAAFIFGYNAQAQGCSEPTSDEGVNVFGYLQAQYDYGFAEGDNTNTFGFNRARIGVMGNIPYDFSYYVLVETSPFKKDGPKAYLLDAFITYKRFSFAKVSLGSFKSPFGQELGTPCHSLYTINRSKFINELTAPDRDMGLMVLGGSDTTLIQYSVALMNGTGLLVKDADKYKDLVGRVLIQPTDWMHVGGSFRFGKATSQDETVTEPDERTRLGAEFEVEKYGFLVQGEYIWAEDKGSYLVGGGCGGDPELVQGSVKREGLSIMALYNLTYNFQPVIKYENYNSDLSLGNNNMEHITTVGFNYFFNEWTRLQVNYEYKAEWAGEIPNDMIMVQLQVRF; this is translated from the coding sequence ATGTTACGCAAATTATTATTTATACTATCAGCAGCCTTTATTTTTGGGTACAATGCCCAGGCTCAGGGTTGTTCCGAGCCCACATCAGATGAAGGCGTAAATGTTTTTGGATACCTGCAGGCTCAATACGATTATGGGTTTGCCGAAGGTGACAATACCAACACTTTTGGTTTTAACCGTGCACGCATTGGCGTAATGGGAAATATTCCATACGACTTTTCTTACTATGTTTTGGTAGAAACAAGTCCGTTTAAAAAGGATGGACCAAAAGCATATTTACTTGATGCGTTTATTACCTACAAACGCTTTTCGTTTGCAAAGGTGAGTTTAGGTTCTTTCAAATCTCCTTTCGGACAAGAACTTGGTACTCCTTGTCATTCATTGTATACAATCAATCGATCGAAGTTTATAAACGAACTTACTGCACCTGACCGCGATATGGGATTGATGGTTCTTGGTGGATCAGATACCACTTTAATTCAATACTCTGTTGCATTGATGAACGGAACAGGCCTTTTGGTTAAAGATGCCGACAAATACAAAGACTTAGTGGGAAGAGTGTTAATTCAGCCAACCGACTGGATGCATGTTGGTGGTAGTTTCCGTTTTGGAAAAGCAACCAGCCAGGATGAAACGGTTACTGAACCCGACGAAAGAACCCGTTTGGGAGCTGAGTTTGAAGTGGAAAAATATGGATTTTTGGTACAGGGTGAATACATCTGGGCCGAGGACAAAGGTTCGTACCTTGTTGGTGGCGGATGTGGCGGCGATCCTGAATTGGTTCAGGGAAGTGTGAAACGCGAAGGTTTGTCAATTATGGCACTTTATAATCTTACCTATAATTTCCAGCCTGTTATCAAATACGAGAATTATAACAGCGACTTAAGTTTGGGAAATAATAACATGGAACATATTACAACTGTTGGTTTTAATTATTTCTTTAACGAATGGACGCGTTTACAGGTTAATTACGAATACAAAGCTGAATGGGCCGGAGAAATTCCAAACGATATGATCATGGTTCAGCTACAGGTTAGATTCTAA
- a CDS encoding rhodanese-like domain-containing protein gives MNARTKISLLLAGVGLILAFLPFNAAKSFQLKPSELLEISSSSDMYFSVDEVARFVNNEDSTIQLIDLRSTSEFMESNIPGSINIPFNDLLNPNWEGYLNQDKVRNVYYANGNETANMAWTIVSGLGYPNSFVMKGGMNEWFKTILFSKFEGERITPRENALFENRYKARKTFNQINSLPDSLKMQYLEAKRLEESQLDGGC, from the coding sequence ATGAATGCACGAACAAAAATATCATTATTACTGGCAGGAGTTGGATTGATCCTTGCTTTTCTGCCTTTTAATGCGGCTAAATCTTTTCAATTGAAACCCTCCGAATTATTGGAAATTTCGTCGAGTTCCGATATGTATTTTTCGGTTGACGAGGTGGCGCGTTTTGTAAATAACGAAGACAGCACCATTCAACTCATTGATTTGCGCAGTACTTCCGAATTTATGGAAAGTAACATTCCGGGCTCGATAAATATTCCGTTTAACGATTTGCTCAATCCGAACTGGGAAGGCTACCTGAATCAGGATAAAGTAAGAAATGTTTATTACGCAAACGGTAATGAAACTGCCAACATGGCGTGGACCATTGTGAGCGGACTGGGCTACCCGAATTCGTTTGTAATGAAAGGCGGAATGAATGAATGGTTTAAAACGATATTGTTTAGCAAATTTGAAGGTGAACGGATTACACCACGCGAAAATGCGCTATTCGAGAACCGTTACAAAGCACGAAAAACATTTAATCAAATAAACAGTTTGCCCGACAGTTTAAAAATGCAATACCTCGAAGCAAAACGATTGGAAGAATCGCAGCTTGACGGAGGTTGCTAA
- a CDS encoding YeeE/YedE thiosulfate transporter family protein, whose protein sequence is MKKKYMNPYLAGVLLGLVLLSAMFFSGRGLGASGGLKYAVVAAVESVDHQHAMQSPYYSKYFEEGKNPLKSWLALEVLGMFLGGLISGAISGRLKFKIEKSPKISNGKRLLFAFLGGVFFVYGAQLARGCTSGAALSGMAVLSVAGFMTMIGIFGSAFLFAWFFRKLWI, encoded by the coding sequence ATGAAAAAGAAATACATGAACCCATACCTGGCGGGCGTATTGCTTGGGCTGGTACTTTTAAGCGCCATGTTTTTTTCGGGGCGCGGACTGGGAGCAAGTGGCGGACTGAAATATGCGGTTGTTGCAGCAGTTGAATCAGTAGATCACCAACACGCCATGCAATCGCCGTACTACAGCAAATATTTCGAAGAGGGTAAAAATCCATTAAAAAGCTGGCTGGCACTTGAAGTGCTCGGTATGTTTTTAGGCGGACTTATCTCTGGAGCAATCTCGGGCCGTTTGAAATTCAAAATCGAAAAATCACCGAAAATATCGAATGGCAAACGCTTATTGTTTGCCTTTTTGGGAGGTGTGTTTTTTGTATACGGTGCACAACTGGCTCGCGGATGTACGAGCGGTGCAGCGCTCTCGGGAATGGCGGTGCTTTCTGTAGCCGGATTTATGACCATGATCGGCATTTTTGGCTCTGCCTTCCTCTTTGCCTGGTTTTTCAGAAAACTTTGGATTTAA
- a CDS encoding outer membrane beta-barrel protein, which translates to MKRIFIAIAFLFIVNFAFSQRFDAGLIAGFNGSRVEGLNLKGYHKAGVLAGIFVQTDVAPAIVAGMEIKYSQKGMRRSFDPKQPDIDKYVMRLGYIDIPLFMAFRTNDRSMIIGGIAPGVLIHSKELNSDGEIPEPDRQDFNTFDLQPFVGFQFDFLEYASVDLRLAISVIPCSDKSETNYYFHNGLFNNVISLALYYRLGR; encoded by the coding sequence ATGAAGCGGATTTTTATAGCCATAGCATTTCTTTTTATTGTAAACTTTGCTTTCTCGCAGCGTTTTGATGCCGGATTAATAGCAGGTTTTAATGGATCACGAGTTGAAGGCCTTAACCTGAAGGGATACCACAAAGCGGGTGTGCTGGCCGGTATTTTTGTTCAAACCGATGTTGCTCCGGCAATTGTAGCCGGGATGGAAATAAAATATTCGCAAAAAGGAATGAGAAGATCATTCGATCCGAAACAACCCGATATTGATAAATATGTAATGCGTTTGGGATATATTGACATACCATTGTTTATGGCGTTTCGCACCAACGACAGGAGTATGATAATTGGAGGAATTGCCCCCGGTGTTTTAATCCACTCGAAAGAATTGAACAGCGATGGTGAAATTCCGGAACCCGACCGCCAGGATTTTAATACTTTTGATTTGCAACCATTTGTTGGATTTCAGTTCGATTTTTTGGAATATGCATCGGTTGATTTGCGTTTGGCAATATCGGTAATTCCATGTAGCGACAAATCAGAAACCAATTATTATTTCCACAACGGATTATTTAACAATGTAATTTCACTGGCATTGTATTACAGATTGGGCCGCTAA
- a CDS encoding rhodanese-like domain-containing protein — MKKYIFYTLLLAIFASVTFTGCKYEEEECDCSGSEPVAYETLTTYLKSIDMDINHVLSNADGQKFVMAAPADGDLSSKWIMDIRGAADFASAHIEGANNVAFGDILTAAATADKPILVVCYTGQTACYATSLLRLYGYEDTQALKWGMSGWNSQFDKWTPNCKTLNDANNWTTSEATAGSFDAPDWTSTSTNGADILAERVEEVVAAGFKTASGADVLASPGDYYVNNYFSADHYTGFGHVNGAVRINPLLIDDCSKLDPDGKVVTYCYTGQTSAVITAYLNVLGFDAYSLTFGMNGLSHTNSFWDAGGVTNHWGHDSNPKDLPTVPSN, encoded by the coding sequence ATGAAAAAGTACATTTTTTACACTTTATTACTTGCAATTTTTGCTTCAGTCACATTTACCGGATGTAAATATGAAGAAGAAGAATGTGATTGTTCAGGTTCAGAACCGGTAGCGTATGAAACGCTTACAACATACCTGAAATCAATTGATATGGATATTAACCATGTGTTATCTAATGCTGATGGTCAGAAGTTTGTTATGGCAGCTCCTGCCGATGGCGATCTTTCTTCAAAGTGGATCATGGATATTCGTGGAGCAGCCGATTTTGCATCAGCTCATATAGAGGGAGCCAACAATGTTGCTTTTGGCGATATTCTTACAGCTGCAGCTACCGCCGACAAACCAATTTTAGTGGTATGCTACACTGGCCAAACCGCTTGTTATGCAACATCATTACTTCGCCTTTACGGTTACGAAGATACACAGGCTTTAAAATGGGGTATGAGTGGATGGAATTCACAGTTCGACAAATGGACACCAAATTGTAAAACGCTTAATGATGCAAACAATTGGACAACAAGCGAAGCTACTGCCGGAAGTTTTGATGCTCCGGATTGGACAAGCACTTCTACAAATGGTGCTGATATTCTTGCCGAAAGAGTGGAAGAAGTTGTTGCAGCAGGATTTAAAACTGCATCGGGAGCTGATGTTTTGGCCAGCCCGGGCGATTACTATGTAAACAATTATTTCTCTGCCGACCATTATACTGGTTTCGGACACGTGAATGGCGCTGTACGCATTAACCCGTTGTTAATTGACGATTGCAGCAAACTTGATCCAGACGGGAAAGTAGTTACTTATTGCTACACCGGACAAACTTCAGCAGTTATTACCGCTTATTTGAATGTACTGGGTTTTGATGCATACAGCTTAACTTTCGGAATGAACGGCTTGAGCCATACAAACTCATTCTGGGATGCAGGTGGCGTAACAAATCACTGGGGACACGATTCAAATCCTAAGGATCTTCCTACAGTGCCATCTAACTAA
- a CDS encoding SUMF1/EgtB/PvdO family nonheme iron enzyme codes for MVIFKRFGNYLRKKLLLIIFIGFILGIAVTISSLKVIEATSTNESCEACHVHPHVFDSWKLSVHHENRTGMHIGCVECHLPPKGQGYLIEKAKAGARDAYGYFFKDSADFNWEAKSSLEQAQHFVFEESCINCHNNLFPLTLNSEGQQAHLYYSQNEEELRCINCHLHVGHYDPNALHAKNVEFGSAGAEAKEQFTTAADVTAHEDYTETIPGTTIAFNMKAIPGGSFKIGSPESEQMRKSDEGPQKTVNVSPFFMAEIEVSWDEYLAFYSATAAEGRTTDTEGTRTKSDVEVDAISGPTPPYGQPDQNWGMGSRPAITMSYHSAETYCKWLSQVTGKTYRLPTEAEWEYAARGGTETPFFFEGDPKDFKDKNFIGKLFGKGSDIINNYVVYEKNSSLKTAEPEVVETNPFGLKNMLGNAAEYCADWYAKDAYSNLNDGVTDPKGPASGEEHVIRGGTFKSPVGEVRSAARDYTRSEEWMKTDPQMPKSIWWLSDCNYIGFRVVCEFDEKTGK; via the coding sequence ATGGTCATATTTAAACGTTTTGGTAACTACCTTCGAAAGAAACTATTACTGATTATTTTTATCGGATTTATACTTGGTATTGCTGTTACCATTTCTTCTCTTAAAGTCATTGAGGCTACCTCAACAAACGAATCATGCGAAGCGTGTCATGTACATCCTCATGTTTTTGATTCATGGAAACTTTCTGTTCATCACGAAAACAGAACAGGAATGCACATCGGTTGTGTTGAATGCCACCTTCCGCCAAAAGGACAAGGTTATTTAATAGAAAAAGCAAAAGCCGGTGCACGCGATGCTTACGGTTATTTTTTTAAAGATAGTGCCGATTTTAACTGGGAAGCCAAATCCTCGCTCGAGCAGGCGCAACATTTCGTATTTGAAGAATCGTGTATTAATTGCCATAATAACTTATTTCCGTTAACACTTAACTCCGAAGGTCAGCAAGCGCACCTCTATTATTCGCAAAACGAAGAAGAACTTCGCTGTATTAATTGCCACCTACATGTTGGGCACTACGACCCTAATGCACTGCACGCCAAAAACGTTGAGTTTGGAAGTGCCGGTGCCGAGGCAAAAGAACAATTTACAACTGCAGCTGATGTAACTGCTCACGAAGATTATACCGAAACCATTCCGGGAACAACCATTGCATTTAACATGAAAGCCATTCCGGGCGGAAGTTTCAAAATCGGAAGTCCGGAGTCGGAACAAATGCGTAAAAGTGATGAAGGCCCGCAGAAAACGGTTAATGTAAGTCCGTTTTTTATGGCCGAAATAGAAGTAAGCTGGGATGAATACCTGGCATTTTACAGTGCCACTGCCGCCGAAGGCAGAACCACCGACACCGAAGGCACACGCACCAAATCAGATGTCGAGGTTGATGCGATCTCTGGTCCAACACCGCCTTACGGACAACCTGACCAAAACTGGGGAATGGGAAGTCGTCCGGCTATTACAATGAGCTACCATTCGGCCGAAACCTATTGCAAATGGTTATCGCAGGTTACCGGAAAAACGTACCGTCTGCCAACAGAAGCAGAGTGGGAATATGCAGCCCGCGGAGGCACCGAAACACCGTTCTTCTTTGAAGGTGATCCAAAAGATTTTAAAGACAAAAACTTTATTGGAAAACTATTCGGAAAAGGAAGCGACATTATTAATAACTACGTAGTTTACGAGAAAAACAGCAGCCTGAAAACTGCCGAACCTGAAGTCGTTGAAACCAATCCGTTTGGGCTGAAAAACATGCTTGGAAATGCTGCAGAATATTGTGCCGACTGGTACGCCAAAGACGCCTATTCGAACTTAAACGATGGAGTAACCGATCCGAAAGGACCGGCTTCGGGAGAGGAACATGTTATTCGCGGCGGAACCTTTAAAAGCCCGGTTGGCGAAGTTAGAAGTGCTGCGCGCGATTACACCCGTAGCGAAGAATGGATGAAAACCGATCCGCAAATGCCGAAAAGTATCTGGTGGCTGTCAGATTGTAATTATATTGGTTTCAGGGTGGTGTGCGAATTTGATGAAAAGACAGGAAAATAA
- a CDS encoding sulfurtransferase, translating into MKINRLFLLGLVLLLASAVSAQDLISANELKQNLKNADYVIVNAAANQKVFIRGAIDLPHGTLCTDEPIRNVIKSPEAMAAELGNHGISSDKTIIVYDEGSTKYAGRMYWMLKYLGAPNVKMLDGNITGWKAIRGPIGGATKGKKATFTANVDASQLATMDEVKKAVDNSAYVIVDARTPEEYAGTAETELGRPGHVPSAVNVNYETLADGKGLLKSNDTLSSMFESKGITKDKTVIVYCETSVRAGVIYLALKGLGYPNVKVYDGAYLEWQSIDSNKVD; encoded by the coding sequence ATGAAAATCAATAGATTATTTCTTTTAGGATTGGTGTTGTTACTGGCTTCTGCTGTTTCAGCCCAGGATTTGATCTCTGCTAATGAGCTCAAACAGAATCTAAAAAATGCAGACTATGTTATTGTAAATGCAGCTGCAAATCAGAAAGTATTCATTCGTGGTGCAATTGATCTTCCGCATGGAACACTTTGTACAGACGAGCCTATTCGTAATGTTATCAAGTCGCCGGAAGCTATGGCTGCCGAACTTGGAAATCACGGTATTTCTTCCGATAAAACCATTATTGTATACGATGAAGGATCGACAAAATATGCCGGTCGTATGTATTGGATGCTTAAATATTTGGGAGCGCCAAATGTGAAAATGTTAGATGGAAACATTACCGGATGGAAAGCAATTCGCGGACCAATTGGAGGCGCAACAAAAGGGAAGAAGGCCACATTTACTGCTAATGTTGATGCCAGCCAGTTGGCAACAATGGACGAGGTAAAAAAAGCTGTTGATAATTCAGCATATGTAATTGTTGATGCCCGTACTCCGGAAGAATATGCCGGAACGGCAGAAACTGAGCTTGGAAGACCGGGGCACGTTCCAAGTGCGGTAAATGTTAATTACGAAACTTTGGCCGACGGTAAAGGTTTATTAAAATCAAACGACACGCTTTCGTCGATGTTTGAATCGAAAGGTATTACCAAAGATAAGACCGTAATTGTTTACTGTGAAACCAGCGTTCGTGCCGGAGTTATTTATTTGGCATTGAAAGGTTTGGGTTATCCAAACGTGAAAGTATATGATGGAGCATATTTGGAATGGCAATCTATCGATTCGAATAAGGTAGATTAG
- a CDS encoding rhodanese-like domain-containing protein produces the protein MIKIKPILSFLTLAVFVVLIACSGGQKKAEQAESSVKETTPKVEVNAEAKLLLKTLNEMGDYANSRNFPSLIKPSSVYDELDGNIQIIDVRNEEAFNDGHIKGAVRVDFSDVPAYLANDIKPFEYDKIVVVCYSGQISSYAASLLRLAGYGNVYAMRWGMSGWNNHFAESAWLANIGSDFQDQLVTEDFEKAPETDFPKLNTGKTSGDELLQQRIEALFAAGYSDALVKAADVFADPEHYYTINYDRKDKYESGHIPGAVRYKPGGTLGIVSEMQTIPVDEEVVLYCNTGHNSGFATAYLRLFGYDAKTLTFGNNAFMYDKMKEEESSLSWLPFTEAEIHDYPYVKN, from the coding sequence ATGATCAAGATAAAACCGATTTTAAGTTTTCTTACACTGGCAGTTTTTGTCGTTTTAATTGCCTGCTCGGGAGGGCAGAAAAAGGCGGAACAAGCTGAAAGCAGTGTAAAAGAAACCACTCCAAAAGTAGAGGTAAATGCCGAGGCAAAATTACTGCTGAAAACATTGAATGAAATGGGCGATTACGCCAACAGCCGTAATTTCCCATCGTTGATAAAACCCTCGTCAGTTTACGATGAGCTGGATGGTAACATTCAGATTATTGATGTACGAAACGAAGAAGCGTTTAACGACGGACACATAAAAGGTGCTGTTCGTGTTGATTTTAGCGACGTGCCGGCGTATCTTGCCAACGATATCAAACCGTTCGAATACGACAAAATTGTTGTAGTGTGTTATTCCGGGCAGATTTCGAGTTATGCTGCCTCGTTGTTGCGATTGGCAGGCTACGGAAATGTTTATGCTATGCGTTGGGGAATGAGTGGCTGGAACAATCATTTTGCAGAGAGTGCATGGCTCGCCAATATTGGTTCCGATTTTCAGGATCAGTTGGTAACAGAGGATTTCGAAAAAGCACCGGAAACAGATTTTCCAAAACTAAACACCGGAAAAACCAGCGGTGACGAGCTATTGCAGCAACGAATTGAGGCGCTTTTTGCAGCCGGATACAGCGATGCATTAGTGAAAGCTGCTGATGTGTTTGCAGATCCGGAGCATTATTACACCATTAATTACGACCGAAAAGACAAGTATGAATCGGGACATATACCGGGCGCTGTTCGGTACAAACCCGGCGGAACACTTGGAATTGTTTCCGAGATGCAAACTATTCCGGTTGATGAGGAGGTTGTATTGTACTGCAATACCGGGCATAATTCTGGATTTGCAACGGCGTACCTGCGATTGTTTGGTTACGATGCCAAAACCTTGACTTTTGGTAACAACGCCTTTATGTACGATAAAATGAAAGAAGAAGAAAGCTCGCTTTCGTGGCTACCATTTACCGAAGCCGAAATTCACGATTATCCTTACGTGAAAAACTAA